In one Helicoverpa zea isolate HzStark_Cry1AcR chromosome 5, ilHelZeax1.1, whole genome shotgun sequence genomic region, the following are encoded:
- the LOC124630652 gene encoding uncharacterized protein LOC124630652 → MASYNDTPDIMNVKQIIEFAFGDLQGNAVNFKLIQTVLFLLARHMRLLERRVEVELGAFNVTPTASTLSVTEVKIHATQKKRRKPKDQLGKTGDRAGRATEVDGEAESGGGKRGAKGKKGVRSPGVPSESEKTSSDKTSTEKTSSDKASSEKASSEKASSEKASSEKASSDKTSTYKTVASDKTTTDKTTSSGKTSGDKASPGKATTSDKTSTDKTTTSTDKTASGKGSSDKTSSSSGKDKSTSKSSGNSGQRAIPEEQTPRGKSKDGTSDDTKSGRKKKTDSFAETIGSPTPMASITSSETRFEKILVVERVPSSEAGADGQRRTPQISVVTQEQFDKVAEDVREIQRKLLPVGTATFPEHAELMEQLRKGASLTDAMAALQLSARLEATEKALAQMISMVTDLARQTPGVKLDSQTQVLFESPIVPFDTAAAWQKKAEAGGGGGPGGVGGPGAVGGPGGGFGPGGGGGPGVVLKVWQVVEDLVVEDLVMEDEVVKVVVVKDVVVKNVLVEDLVAKDLVAKDLVVEDLVLEVLVLEDLVLGDLVLGDLVLGDLVLEVLVVEDLVLEDLVVLEGLVGADLVLEHLVLGERVLGERVLGERVLGERVLGERVLGERVLGERVLGERVLGERVLGERVLGELVLGERVLGEWVLGERVLGELVLGDLVVEGLVVEEDLGLLEVLQVVVVLKVLGALGVVWVLEVVEDLEVLVVLEVHGVVESQEVKGGGVGGPGGAQGPGGAQGPGGPGGPWGGEGPGSVGGPGGPGGPGGPWVGGGPGGGGGPGGPGGPGGPWVGGGPGGGGGPGGPGGPGGPWVGGGPGGGGGPGGPGGPGGPWVGGGPGGGGGPGGPEGPGGPWDGVGPGGPEGPGGPWGGGGYMDDGSSAIGGGTSEDGATPADETTGRAGRGQKGAGGAKGRKSASKSQDSKSTRSKSSSTPGPNAGADGTGIVQGPPVSAPGTTMTEKATDSIEATPSNVGAESAPAYAMKPDYITYDDLDAAARQLRETLLNNLSSFTAKTTANAESAYKLAMKLDNKIESVLGNASRMTDLENMVMQYADQINSLDTGLSSQMTNYQEQLTQMQHDLEIGLETMAEVLGNSGGDTVAMAELNSHFTSLQMDFENMLYRQRDLRDAQQSIACDLEGLWKEIEMLRDIKSDREEVADALRDKAGIGELNGLVSLQQFEAVRGDFEKRIGAAYDKFNNQEIVWQKAIDDLLRDLSEKADIVQVESLRREIKRYLDIMKERMQFIIDIVGEPKSAMLSKKLFRNTACLSCGSPAHMDTEAPVTIPALPKLHSARQPAEGAEAESKSKGGGDHGICYPNLPIPHLRDPRSHVCHRYCGGSHTVITEGPSRAPPGMVIQQPCIPGSIEAGTDGKMYKVDEPIEKIPCLPCNKPKPIPSFKEKHEELKTEVVTTEPGPTQDVETNNVTDLMPEVVATEPEPTQDVETNNV, encoded by the exons atGGCGTCCTATAACGATACTCCagatattatgaatgtgaaaCAAATAATAGAATTCGCCTTTGGTGATTTGcag GGAAATGCTGTGAATTTTAAGCTTATTCAGACAGTTCTATTCCTGCTTGCCAGACATATGAGATTACTAGAGAGGCGGGTTGAGGTTGAATTAGGTGCTTTTAATGTGACACCCACTGCCTCTACCTTGTCTGTTACTGAAGTCAAAATACATGCTACGCAAAAGAAGAGAAGGAAACCAAAAGACCAACTAGGGAAAACTGGTGACAGGGCTGGTAGAGCTACTGAGGTCGATGGTGAGGCTGAAAGTGGTGGAGGTAAAAGAGGTGCTAAAGGAAAGAAAGGGGTCCGATCTCCAGGCGTACCATCTGAATCAGAAAAAACATCCTCAGATAAAACATCGACAGAAAAGACGTCTTCGGATAAAGCATCTTCCGAGAAAGCATCATCAGAGAAAGCATCTTCAGAGAAAGCATCATCAGAGAAAGCGTCATCAGATAAAACATCTACTTACAAAACAGTCGCGTCAGATAAAACAACAACTGACAAAACAACCTCATCTGGTAAAACTTCAGGTGATAAAGCTTCACCTGGAAAAGCAACTACATCGGATAAAACTTCTACTGATAAGACAACTACCTCCACGGACAAAACTGCTAGTGGGAAAGGATCCTCAGATAAAACGTCATCATCATCCGGAAAAGATAAGTCGACTTCTAAATCATCTGGAAACTCTGGACAGAGGGCTATTCCTGAAGAGCAAACGCCAAGAGGTAAATCTAAGGATGGAACCAGTGATGATACTAAAAGCGGACGAAAAAag AAAACGGATTCTTTCGCCGAAACAATTGGTTCCCCAACCCCAATGGCTTCGATTACTTCTAGCG AAACACGATTTGAAAAGATACTAGTTG TTGAAAGAGTTCCGAGTTCTGAAGCAGGAGCGG ATGGTCAAAGACGCACTCCTCAGATATCAGTGGTAACGCAAGAACAATTTGATAAAGTAGCAGAAGATGTGCGAGAAATTCAAAGGAAGCTTTTACCGGTGGGGACCGCTACGTTTCCTGAACATGCTGAACTTATGGAGCAACTGCGCAAAGGCGCTTCACTAACAGATGCTATGGCAGCATTACAACTGTCTGCTCGCCTAGAAGCCACGGAAAAAGCATTAGCGCAAATGATTTCAATGGTCACTGACTTAGCAAGACAAACACCAGGGGTCAAATTAGAT AGTCAAACTCAAGTTCTCTTTGAATCACCGATAGTTCCTTTTGATACCGCTGCAGCTTGGCAGAAAAAGGCTGAGGCAGGAGGTGGTGGAGGCCCAGGTGGTGTTGGAGGCCCCGGGGCAGTTGGAGGTCCCGGAGGTGGCTTCGGCCCTGGAGGTGGTGGTGGTCCTGGAGTT GTCCTGAAAGTGTGGCAGGTGGTGGAAGACCTGGTAGTGGAGGACCTGGTGATGGAGGACGAGGTGGTAAAGGTCGTGGTGGTAAAGGACGTGGTGGTAAAGAACGTGCTGGTGGAGGACCTGGTGGCAAAGGATCTGGTGGCAAAGGATCTGGTGGTGGAGGACCTGGTGCTGGAGGTCCTGGTGCTGGAGGACCTGGTGTTGGGGGACCTGGTGTTGGGGGACCTGGTGCTGGGGGACCTGGTGTTGGAGGTCCTGGTGGTGGAGGACCTGGTGTTGGAGGACCTGGTGGTGCTGGAGGGCCTGGTGGGGGCGGACCTGGTGTTGGAGCACCTGGTGCTGGGGGAGCGGGTGCTGGGGGAGCGGGTGCTGGGGGAGCGGGTGCTGGGGGAGCGGGTGCTGGGGGAGCGGGTGCTGGGGGAGCGGGTGCTGGGGGAGCGGGTGCTGGGGGAGCGGGTGCTGGGGGAGCGGGTGCTGGGGGAGCGGGTGCTGGGGGAGCTGGTGTTGGGGGAGCGGGTGCTGGGGGAGTGGGTGCTGGGGGAGCGGGTGCTGGGGGAACTGGTGCTTGGGGACCTGGTGGTGGAGGGCCTGGTGGTGGAGGAGGACCTTGGGCTGTTGGAGGTCCTGCAGGTGGTGGTGGTCCTGAAGGTCCTGGGGGCACTTGGAGTGGTGTGGGTTCTGGAGGTGGTGGAGGACCTGGAGGTCCTGGTGGTCCTGGAGGTCCATGGGGTGGTGGAGTCCCAGGAAGTGAAGGG TGGGGGGGTTGGAGGTCCTGGAGGGGCTCAAGGGCCTGGAGGGGCTCAAGGTCCTGGAGGCCCTGGTGGTCCTTGGGGTGGTGAGGGTCCGGGAAGCGTTGGGGGACCTGGAGGTCCCGGAGGTCCTGGTGGTCCTTGGGTTGGTGGGGGCCCTGGAGGTGGTGGAGGACCTGGAGGCCCCGGAGGCCCTGGTGGTCCTTGGGTTGGTGGGGGCCCTGGAGGTGGTGGAGGACCTGGAGGCCCCGGAGGCCCTGGTGGTCCTTGGGTTGGTGGGGGCCCTGGAGGTGGTGGAGGACCTGGAGGTCCCGGAGGCCCTGGTGGTCCTTGGGTTGGTGGGGGCCCTGGAGGTGGTGGAGGACCTGGAGGTCCCGAAGGCCCTGGTGGTCCTTGGGATGGTGTGGGTCCCGGTGGTCCTGAAGGTCCTGGGGGTCCATGGGGTGGTGGAGGCTATATGGATGATGGCTCTTCTGCTATTGGCGGCGGAACATCAGAGGATGGTGCAACTCCAGCTGATGAAACTACAGGACGTGCTGGCCGTGGACAGAAAGGGGCAGGTGGTGCAAAAGGACGCAAATCTGCTTCTAAATCACAAGATTCGAAGAGTACGAGGAGTAAATCTTCGAGCACGCCCGGTCCTAATGCTGGTGCCGATGGTACTGGTATTGTACAAGGACCACCCGTGTCTGCACCGGGCACAACGATGACAGAAAAAGCCACTGACTCTATTGAAGCTACCCCGTCTAACGTAGGAGCAGAGAGTGCCCCCGCATACGCTATGAAACCTGATTACATAACTTACGACGATTTAGA TGCTGCGGCTCGACAATTGCGTGAAACCTTATTGAATAATTTGTCGTCGTTTACTGCAAAAACTACCGCTAACGCCGAAAGTGCTTATAAGTTAGCAATGAAATTAG ACAACAAGATTGAGAGCGTTTTAGGCAATGCTTCTCGTATGACTGACTTGGAAAATATGGTGATGCAGTACGCCGATCAGATAAATTCACTGGACACCGGGCTTTCATCTCAG ATGACCAACTACCAGGAACAATTAACTCAAATGCAACATGATTTGGAAATAGGGTTGGAAACTATGGCTGAAGTTCTAGGCAACTCAGGTGGAGACACTGTGG CGATGGCTGAGCTAAATTCACATTTCACAAGCCTTCAAATGGACTTCGAAAATATGTTGTACCGACAGCGAGACTTGAGAGATGCCCAACAATCCATAGCATGTGACCTCGAG GGGTTGTGGAAAGAAATCGAAATGTTGAGGGATATTAAATCCGATCGTGAAGAGGTAGCAGATGCTCTCCGCGACAAGGCTGGCATAGGTGAACTCAATGGACTAGTTTCTTTGCAACAATTTGAAGCAGTGCGGGGTGACTTCGAAAAGCGTATTGGTGCAGCTTACGATAAATTCAACAATCAAGAAATTGTTTGGCAg AAAGCCATCGATGACCTTCTTAGAGATCTGAGTGAAAAGGCAGACATAGTTCAAGTAGAAAGTCTAAGAAGAGAAATTAAGAGGTACCTCGACATAATGAAGGAGcgtatgcaatttataatagaTATTGTTGGAGAACCGAAGAGTGCGATGCTTTCGAAGAAACTATTTCGAAACACTGCGTGTCTATCATGTGGCAGCCCAGCGCACATGGACACGGAAGCCCCAGTTACTATTCCAGCATTGCCAAAGTTACATTCGGCCAGACAGCCAGCTGAGGGTGCGGAGGCTGAATCGAAATCTAAAGGAGGTGGCGATCACGGAATTTGCTATCCTAATTTGCCTATACCACATCTAAGAGACCCTAg gTCACATGTGTGTCACCGATACTGCGGCGGTTCTCATACTGTGATTACTGAAGGTCCTAGCCGAGCTCCTCCTGGCATGGTTATTCAACAACCCTGTATACCTGGCAGTATCGAAGCTGGAACTGATGGAAAa atgtaCAAGGTGGACGAACCAATTGAAAAGATACCATGTTTGCCTTGCAATAAGCCGAAGCCCATACCGAGCTTTAAAGAAAAGCACGAAG AGCTTAAGACTGAAGTTGTAACAACAGAGCCCGGACCTACACAAGATGTTGAAACGAATAATGTGACTGATCTTATGCCTGAAGTCGTGGCAACAGAACCTGAACCTACACAAGATGTTGAAACGAATAATGTGTAA
- the LOC124630581 gene encoding translation initiation factor eIF-2B subunit gamma, protein MHKILEFQAVVLAAGRGSRLPDVGGAVSKCLLPVGPYPVLWYSLNLLEKIGFQETLVVVLDEDKSNILNALEKCPLKIKYELIVIPSEEDWGTANSLKHISSRVTTDLLVISGDLITNINLNEVLNVHRKYDAALTTLFFNNGPEEWIELPGPKTKAKPDRDLVCIDKETQRLVFLASASDFEENVTIPRMLLKKYDSISMYSRLLDAHVYVMRHWVVNYLVESDRFTSIKGELIPHIVKKQLSKPKNPAEKKGTSEKNVEITKDIFDFAVESGYESKIREITTYNDHKLGSKGIFYNDLLRCYAHIPNKNTFGIRVNTLSSFYLSNSKILSNWEELTGTPLSERFHPDSDVKTKQIDESSTVGIQSVVSEKTSIKSTFIGANCTIENKVRLTNCILMNNVTIKEGCVLQDCVVYTGATVDNGCSLQYCLIGPHHSVAASTTSNHQLHAETTDNMITLG, encoded by the exons ATGCATAAAATACTTGAGTTTCAAGCTGTCGTGCTGGCTGCGGGGAGAGGTTCTCGATTGCCTGATGTTGGTGGGGCAGTCTCCAAGTGTCTCCTACCAGTGGGACCCTACCCAGTCCTATGGTACTCATTGAATTTACTGGAGAAAATTGGGTTCCAAG AAACATTAGTGGTTGTTCTTGATGAAGATAAGTCCAATATATTGAATGCTTTAGAAAAGTGTccattgaaaattaaatatgaattgaTAGTCATCCCATCAGAGGAGGACTGGGGCACTGCAAATTCATTGAAGCATATCAGCAGTAGAGTAACTACTGACCTGCTAGTGATCTCGGGAGATCTTATTACTAACATCAACCTCAATGAAGTGCTGAATGTACATAGAAAGTATGATGCAGCCCTCACCACATTGTTCTTTAACAATGGCCCTGAAGAATGGATTGAACTCCCCGGCcccaaaacaaaagcaaaaccAGACAGAGATCTAGTTTGTATTGATAAAGAAACACAAAGACTTGTGTTCTTAGCCAGCGCCAGTGACTTTGAGGAAAATGTCACAATTCCTAGGATGCTTCTAAAGAAATATGATTCAATAAGCATGTACAGTCGACTGCTTGACGCTCACGTGTATGTGATGAGACACTGGGTAGTGAACTACCTTGTAGAATCGGACAGGTTTACTTCAATTAAGGGGGAACTCATCCCGCACATAGTTAAAAAGCAATTATCTAAGCCTAAAAACCCTGCAGAGAAGAAAGGAACATCTGAGAAGAATGTAGAAATCACAAAGGATATATTTGACTTTGCTGTTGAGAGTGGCTATGAGAGTAAAATAAGAGAGATAACAACTTATAATGACCATAAATTGGGGAGTAAGGGTATCTTTTATAATGACTTGCTGAGATGCTATGCTCATATACCTAACAAGAACACATTTGGAATTAGAGTGAATACATTGTCTTCATTTTATCTATCAAACAGCAAG ATATTGTCCAACTGGGAGGAATTGACTGGAACTCCACTTTCTGAGAGATTCCACCCTGACAGTGATGTCAAAACAAAGCAGATAGATGAATCCAGTACAGTTGGCATACAAAGTGTTGTCAGTGAGAAGACCTCAATCAAAAGTACATTCATTGGTGCCAACTGTACTATTGAGAACAAAGTTAGATTGACTAACTGCATATTAATGAACAATGTCACCATTAAAGAAGG CTGTGTCCTTCAAGACTGCGTGGTGTATACTGGCGCGACGGTAGATAACGGCTGTAGCCTGCAATACTGCCTCATAGGTCCTCACCACTCTGTGGCGGCTTCCACCACCAGCAACCACCAACTACACGCCGAAACCACTGACAACATGATCACCCTCGGCTAA